AGAGAAAAAGCGCGTCAGGTGACGTGTATCTCAAACCAAGGGCAAATCAGCAAAGCTTTGTTTACTTATTTGTCAGATTGGAACGAGAAGTTCCCCTATAGCCGTTTCCGCGATAACCCGAATGACGGTTCATCTTACCAATATCGTTACAATTGGCGTCGCGCTATTTGGAGCTATGTGAAGAATTATGCGTCAAGGGAATGCCCTTCAAATAAGTGGGCTCTTTTATCTCAAAGCGATGTATGGAATCTGGGCACCACGCCAGGAGATGAAACGAATCGCAATTATCCAAAAGCTCAGTGGATACCTGCGAGTTATGCTGTGAACGGATGGTATTTTCATGAAGGACGCTTGAGCCCCGCACGGCCAAGAAATTACGCGGAAATCCAAGCACCCGCAAGCCTTATTATGCTGGTCGAATCTAGGCTAAAAGTACCAGATTTAAATTATTATAACCAAGGCAGCATGCTAACGGATCCAAGGACAAAACTACTTGTCGCTGGTTTCAATGTTCACGGGGGAAAGATCATGAACTGGGCCTTTTGCGATGGTCACGTTCAAGCTCTTAATCTTCGCAGAACTATTTATCCCTCTCAAATGTGGTCTGATGTTGCTAAAGATCAAGCTGCCACAGAAGCATGCTGGACCACTGATAATTGTTCCGAGCCTTGGGGTGGCCGCTGCACTGGCAAAGCTTGGGGAAGCTACGCAGAGTATATGTAATGGCTTTCCATACTCCCTAATTCGCCACAATATTAACTAGTTTCTTTGGCACTACAATCACTCGGCGTATTGTTTTGCCTTCGGTGTGAGTTATGATCTTGGGGCTGGCTAGGGCTAGGCGTTGGAGATCCTCGTCGGTGGTGTCGATGGGGACGTAGATTGTATCTCTGAGCTTGCCATTAACCTGAATGGCGATTGTTACATCTTCTTCCGCAGCAAGCGCATCCTCGGCTTTTGGCATCGGATAGTTGAACGTAAAGCCTGGGATGTCATATTCCTCAAGCATCTCATCCGCTAGATGCGGCGCGATAGGCGCAAGGGTGAAGATGAGATATTCAGCAGCTTCACTCATAGCAGCGCGGTCGGCTTCATTACCTGCTTTGAAATCGCTCATGACATTAACCCATTCCATAATCCTGGCAACGGCAGTATTGA
The sequence above is drawn from the bacterium genome and encodes:
- a CDS encoding DUF1559 domain-containing protein; amino-acid sequence: REKARQVTCISNQGQISKALFTYLSDWNEKFPYSRFRDNPNDGSSYQYRYNWRRAIWSYVKNYASRECPSNKWALLSQSDVWNLGTTPGDETNRNYPKAQWIPASYAVNGWYFHEGRLSPARPRNYAEIQAPASLIMLVESRLKVPDLNYYNQGSMLTDPRTKLLVAGFNVHGGKIMNWAFCDGHVQALNLRRTIYPSQMWSDVAKDQAATEACWTTDNCSEPWGGRCTGKAWGSYAEYM